The Elusimicrobiota bacterium genome contains a region encoding:
- a CDS encoding phosphotyrosine protein phosphatase: FGSCLKGKKVVCLGIPDDYGYMDSELIRLLEAKAGPFFAR; this comes from the coding sequence ATTCGGCTCCTGCCTGAAGGGAAAGAAGGTCGTCTGCCTCGGCATCCCCGACGACTACGGCTACATGGACTCCGAGCTGATACGCCTGCTGGAAGCTAAGGCCGGCCCGTTCTTCGCGCGCTGA